The Malus sylvestris chromosome 14, drMalSylv7.2, whole genome shotgun sequence genome segment AGATATAATATACTGTTTTTAGGAGGTTGATGTACAATATTTTAGAATAATCATCTACAATAATGTTTTATTAATGCAACTCCATTTGCCATGTCTTACATTCCAAAAAATAACTCCAATGAAAGGATACACGTCCGTGATATGTAAGTTTTCCTCTGCCAAAATTGGCATACACCCGTGACATATTAGTTTTGCTCAATGAAGGTGACAATCATTTGTGACATGTAAGTTTCTTTCCACATTACTTCAGCCTTGAGGAAACACATGCCAAGTGACTTCTCTTTCTTTGTTGGAGTTCCCTAGCCCCCAAGCCATATGAGATCTGATGTTCACACACTTAAGGAATCATTGgtaaccatttcgttttcagtttttgtttagGATGCCCTAAATTCAACACTCGTGTATAATAAAGGTaacgtttggtacgtgggacgggacgggacggaacgggacgagccgttccgtcccacgtttggtgcgcctaaaaactgtggaacgggttgtctcatgggacgaaatttggctgatttttcgttTCACCTCTTCCCCTTAGAACGACCCGTTCCACATCTGtgaaacacaaatttataacattttatgacaaaatttctccttatctttttcaatatttacatcgtctgttccatcccgtcccgtcccgtctgtgTACCAAACGGTAAGGGAACAACCTTAAAAACCTTGGGCCTAAAATCATCTCCAAAAATCGAGATTACCCTTTTTACCCTTCTCATTCAGCCAAATTCCCGCTATGTCCCCAAGAAATCTGCAGTTTCTAACTTCAACTCTCACTTAAACCCCTTGGAAGTTGCATTCGAACAGGTCTTGTATGCTCCAAAGAATGTCGAATAAGAAGCTGCTCGCTCCTCTCTCCGCCATTCTCCGGCGAACCCTAACTCCGACGACCACTCTTTTCACCTTCAATTCCTCAAGAAATTTCCAATCCCCCGCTTTTTTCTCACCCAAAGTAGAAACGGACCGCCGCCTTTTCGCCTTGGGCAGATTTGATTTTCCCGGGGATCACAGAATTCCCGGGAAATGTTTCGTCAGCTCCCAATCGGCGGAGGAAGCCGACGCTAAGTGCTGGAACTGCAGTGCCTCCGGGGCCGATACGGTGCCGTTTCTATTGTGCTCGTCTTGTCGGTGCATTCAGCCCGTGGATCAGTCGTTGGATTACTTTCAGATATTTGGACTGTAAGTAATTAAGGCTTTAACAATTACGTTTTCTCTCCCTTTGTGGTTTctgtttgtttggttgctgagaaaatgagagaaaggtagaaagaaagtgaaaattttgaaccttttttatttctttttggtACAAGAGATATTGGGGTAGGGGAATAATCAAATTCGGGACCTCGGGTGCATGCACGAATGCTGTTAACCAACTGAGCTACAAGCCCCGGTGAACGTTTAATGGTTACAAATTGCTAGTTTCTGTTATACTTAATTGAGCATTTCCAACAAATTGGAAgtataaattttgaagatctTAGCTAGTGCTTACAGtgatttgttttcaatttttttgttcaaattaaaattaacaGGGAGAGAAAGTATGATAGCAAAGTGGATGATCTGGAGGGGAAGTATAAAGCCTGGCAGAAAAAACTGCACCCTGATCTTGTTCATACGAAATCAGAGGTATTTCTTTTACATATCTTCACTTTCATCAAATGGCAAATGTAAAAGATAATACTTTCCGGCTATGgtaaatgtaatttttttttaatgtttatgGTTTTAGAAGGAAAGAGAGTATGCTGCAGAACAGTCTGCTCGGGTGATTGATGCATACCGCACGCTTAGCCAGCCCTTGGCAAGGGCAATCTACATGGTAACTGTGCTTTTTGCCTATGAGGTTTTCATTTGATGCATTTTTCTTGTGTTCAGACCAATGTTCTGAGAACTGGACTGGTTTAGTAGAAAAGGATATAAGTCAAATGTGATTACTTGGTACAGATACAAATCAATCTCGACCCTGATATTATTTATAAACGCTTATATGTGTGTGCGCATTAAGTGAAATGAATATTTACAAGTCCTGAGGGAAAGGGTGCACTTGGGTGTTGTGACCATGATACAAAGGTTCATGACGTGTGTAGTTAAAGCATGGATGACTTCACATTCTTCATTTACAACAGTGTCATGACTCATGATATAAGCCTATTATTCAATAGGTCACATTTTGAATCTGCGTGTATATTATCACTTCCCTCTGTGGGTAGGTTTCCTTAACTGCATTTTGGTTTCATGGTCCCATGATTCAAAAGATATAGTTTATTAATGTTTGCTTTTCATATTCTACAAGTTTTGAATTAAATTGTGCTATTTTGTTTTCAGCTGAAGCTTGAAGGTGTGGATGTTGATGAAGAAGAGACACTTTCAGAATCAGACTTGCTAACTGAGGTAATTTGAAAAAGTTGAAATTGTTGTATTTATGCAATCTATTATCTCCTTACAATTTTACCCCTAATCTAAAGTGTAGTGATATATTGATTGAAAAAAATGATAAGAGTTTATTGCTCTAAGCTAGATGGATAATTTGACATGTTTGGAGTGCACATGTTTGGGACAAATATCATCCGTAAGAAAATTTTGTAATCTAGTTGAAGCTTGTGTCATAAAGTTTTACAGTTGCGATGGTTTATGGTCGGATGTGTTTATAAATTTCTATTCTAGAATTCTTTTCCTTCTAGAAATGAATTTGTGTTGCTAATATTGGAGGAAGCATAGTTCCTATAGAAGTTTTGGAGTCACCgagttgtttttcttttgttttgatggATATGCTGAAGTTAAGGGTCATTCAGTGAACATTAATTTGGTTTTCTAATACCTTCTGGTTCGGAAAGTTCAGATTTTGGAAATCAGGGAAGCTGTTGAAGAGGCTGCTGACTCTCAGGCTTTGGATGAGATTCAATCTCAGGTATGAACCTAGACCTTTTTAATACATGTGGGAATAATTAGCAAGAAGCATGACAATTCTTCTCACAAATCGCTTGCAGTCTAATTTGTAGAGCAATTTCCTAGATGTAGTTCTCAAAACTATTACACGTTGAAATTGCCGAAAGATCAAAAGTTAAGTGAAGGACTAAGCTACTAAGGGGCCTTCAATGTGATTCTTTAGATTCGACCAAGATTAATTAGTGTTTTATGATCTTTTGAGAGGGGGTCTTATTGTAACGGTTCTGTGTTTACTCAAGTTCCCATGATGAAGAGCTTGCATATTTACCTTTTTAATTCACCTctttttgaataaaaatatGCATGATGTCAACTTTATTTCCTTTTTATtcgtttatgttttatgaactCACCTCTGTTCTTGCTCATCTAGATGAAAGAGAAACTAAAGCATTGGTCCGATGCTTTTGCAAACGCATTTCATAGCCGCAACTTTGGAGAAGCTCTAAAAGCTATCCGGAGAATGACTTACTATGAGCGTGTAAATGAAAGTGTTGTAAAGAAGCAGTAATAAAGGTACCCTACGCAACTACTTAACTAAATCATCAATGTTCAATAGACAAAATGAGTGTAGGAGTCAACATATAGGGCAGAGGGTGTATAATCATATCTGTGTTCAAGAACGTGCCTCTGGGAAAAGGGCTCTGTTCTATTCAATGCACATTTGTTTGGTTTTCTCTTTGGCATGGTTATGCACAAGAACACACACGCAGACAGAGACCTCAAGGGTATTGACCCAGAAACCTCACTTTTGACGGGATTATGGGAGAATGGAGGGTACCATTTGCTTTATATAGTTATGCCGTCATCCTGTAATGTCAAGTAGtaaattgaatatttatttGAAAAGATTGGATCTATAGTTTTTGTTGTTAACATATGAACAGATGGATAATGCTAATGACACTATCATCTGGCAGCTTTCAGGCTCTTAGGATCTCAAACAGTGGTTCTTGAGCAAACAAAGTTTAACTGCATGATTTGACAAGAAGATTTCGTGACAAAGTGTGAGTACGTTAAATTTAAGAAATGCTTGATTTTTTTGGCCTATCACATTTTAATGAAATCTGTAACTTGAGACTAGATTGTTCCCCTTTTTACAGCCAGGTTTTACTTGAAGAGATTTTTCCGGCTTACTTTCGATATAAATTAAATGTTGGAAATACGAAGATTGGGCTGAGATTTGTTGGAGCTGCGAATATTTTTCCATCGTTCGATTCTGTAATCTTCTGAAGATGGTTCAGAGGTAGCTCTTAATAATATGATGTTGAATAAATTGTCGTTTGTATTAAATTTATGGCAGTAATAATCACTCATGCTTTTTACTGTTGTAAATTTCTAAACCGCGTCTGTCGAATTTACTTGAGTTCAGTGGCAGTAATTACTTTGTAAGCATGCTGAGTTCATCGCATATGGTATGTTCCTAGTCCAAAGTGTTGTTTGCCTGATTCGTG includes the following:
- the LOC126600838 gene encoding iron-sulfur cluster co-chaperone protein HscB homolog, with the protein product MLQRMSNKKLLAPLSAILRRTLTPTTTLFTFNSSRNFQSPAFFSPKVETDRRLFALGRFDFPGDHRIPGKCFVSSQSAEEADAKCWNCSASGADTVPFLLCSSCRCIQPVDQSLDYFQIFGLERKYDSKVDDLEGKYKAWQKKLHPDLVHTKSEKEREYAAEQSARVIDAYRTLSQPLARAIYMLKLEGVDVDEEETLSESDLLTEILEIREAVEEAADSQALDEIQSQMKEKLKHWSDAFANAFHSRNFGEALKAIRRMTYYERVNESVVKKQ